One window from the genome of Cyclobacterium amurskyense encodes:
- a CDS encoding OsmC family protein, producing the protein MKRKATAIWKGSGKDGSGTLSSPSGFFDKSPYSFKTRFENEDGTKGTNPEEMIAAAHAGCFNMALSFQIAGKDLEAEELNTTATVTIEKGDAGFAITGIVLNLTGKVPGMDEKQFIELANAAKEGCPISQALSSVPISLNITFNS; encoded by the coding sequence ATGAAAAGAAAAGCAACAGCAATTTGGAAGGGATCCGGTAAAGATGGCAGTGGAACATTGTCTTCACCAAGCGGATTTTTTGATAAGTCACCTTATAGTTTCAAAACCAGATTTGAAAATGAGGATGGTACTAAAGGAACCAACCCTGAAGAAATGATAGCGGCAGCCCATGCGGGATGTTTCAATATGGCATTAAGTTTTCAAATCGCTGGAAAAGATTTGGAAGCTGAGGAATTAAATACTACCGCTACTGTTACTATCGAAAAAGGTGATGCGGGATTTGCCATTACAGGGATAGTACTTAACCTTACAGGGAAAGTTCCAGGTATGGATGAAAAGCAATTTATAGAGTTGGCCAATGCAGCCAAAGAAGGTTGCCCGATTAGCCAGGCTTTAAGTTCAGTTCCTATTTCATTGAATATTACTTTTAATTCCTAA